Within the Sceloporus undulatus isolate JIND9_A2432 ecotype Alabama unplaced genomic scaffold, SceUnd_v1.1 scaffold_7642, whole genome shotgun sequence genome, the region ACCTTCTTTTTTAGGTCTTGAGCCCACTGGACGTTGATCTGGCGTTTTACGCTCGGGATGCGGTGGCAAAGGCAGTCTATGGCCGGATGTTCACTTGGCTGGTCAACAAGATCAACAGCTCTTTGGCCAACAAGGACCTCCACAGGAAGACCGTCATCGGGCTCCTGGACATCTATGGCTTCGAGGTCTTCGAGACGAACAGGTCAGTCCTGTGGCCAGCCAGACGTTTTGGGTCTGGACCGCGGTGACGGCGTTTAGGACGGGTGGCCATTGGAGACAGGGCTGGAGGTCCAGTTGGGTCagaggagggatggatggatgggtttATGGACAGACGGATGGATGGAGAGATGGACGGATggacggatggatggatgaatggaaaGGTTAAGAGATGGAttgatggatgggtggatggacatatggatggatggatggatggatggatggacataTGGACATATGGATGGAGAGATAGATGGACAGATGAAGAGATGGATAGATGGACATATGGATGGATTTAAgaacggatggatggatgggcagatggagatatggatggatggacagatggatggagagatagatggatggatagattgacatatggatggatggatttatgaatggatggatgggtggacaGATGGATGGGTGGACATATGGATGGAGAGatagatggacagatggatggatagatggacatatggatggatggatttatgaacggatggatggatggacagatggacatATGGATGGACAGAAGGATGGATAGATggacatggatggatggatttatgaacagatggatggatggacagatggatggagAGATAGATGGACAGATGAAGAGATGGatagatggacagatggatggatagatggacatGGATGGATTTATAGACAGACAGATtgatggatggaaggatggatggaaaggttaagagatggatggatggatggatggatggatggatatgtgaagagatggatagatggacatatggatggatggatttatagacagacagatgggtgtatggaaggatggatggatggatggatggacagatggatggacagatggacgGATTGATGGATGGACATATGGATGgagagatagatggatggatggatttatggatggagagatggatgaatggatggataggtgaagagatggatagatggatctatggatggacggatggatagatggatggaggCAGACCCTGCAGCCTTTTGCTAATTGGTTTATTAATTCCCATTCATTAACGTTCTTCTCTCTTGGGTTTCTTGAGCTTTGAGCAGTTCTGCATCAATTACTGCAATGAGAAGCTGCAGCAGCTGCTGATTGAAATGACTCTGAAGGCGGAGCAGGAGGAATATGAACAGGAGGGCATCCAGGTGAGGAGGGAGGGCAAACTGGGAGGGACTGGGAGGCACTGGGCACCCTCCCAGCTGATCAAGCAGCCATTCGTCCATCGGTTTGCCAGTCCATTGCTCCGTACATCTGTCCGTCCATCCGTCCAACGGTTCATAAACCCATCtgtacatccatccatccataaatcatccatccatctatccatccatgcatccatccatcaatccacctgtccatccatccatccatccatccatccatccatctgttcataaatcaatcaatttatctatctatctatgcatgcatgcatccataaatccatctgtccatctgtctgACCATCCATCAATCCATCCTTGTCCATAAACCTATCTATGtatgcatccatccatccatccataaatCCAACTGTCCATCCATCAATTTGTCCATAAAttcatctgtccatccatc harbors:
- the LOC121918279 gene encoding unconventional myosin-Ih-like, translating into VLSPLDVDLAFYARDAVAKAVYGRMFTWLVNKINSSLANKDLHRKTVIGLLDIYGFEVFETNSFEQFCINYCNEKLQQLLIEMTLKAEQEEYEQEGIQWEPIPYFNNKIICDLVEEQHKGIISLL